A stretch of the Luteimonas sp. JM171 genome encodes the following:
- a CDS encoding DUF3108 domain-containing protein, whose amino-acid sequence MNRLFLLAALSLLVGLLASPAHAALAPFKADYSVRYRNIPASAQLRLQPSGNNWMYQLTVGNAVASMSQATVFMERGPYLVPLGGSDRMHYPGGSRAITTRYAWQDRQARWTGDVKPKRAGPVELQRGDMDALLAQLALVRDHKAGRPAEYRVLENGKARPTSFRRSGTETITVAGQPVQATRYVQARTGKTTTIWVADNIPAPVRLTQMEGSRETIRMTLSSWTR is encoded by the coding sequence CTCGCTGCACTGTCGCTGCTCGTGGGGCTGCTCGCCTCCCCCGCCCACGCCGCCCTCGCCCCCTTCAAGGCCGACTACTCCGTCCGCTACCGCAACATCCCCGCCAGCGCCCAGCTCCGCCTGCAGCCCAGCGGCAACAACTGGATGTACCAGCTCACGGTGGGCAATGCGGTGGCCTCGATGAGCCAGGCGACAGTGTTCATGGAGCGGGGGCCATACCTGGTGCCGCTGGGCGGGAGCGATCGGATGCACTACCCGGGCGGCTCGCGGGCGATCACCACCCGCTATGCCTGGCAGGACCGGCAGGCGCGCTGGACCGGCGATGTGAAGCCCAAGCGGGCCGGCCCGGTGGAACTGCAGCGCGGCGACATGGATGCGCTGCTGGCGCAGCTGGCCCTGGTGCGCGACCACAAGGCCGGGCGGCCGGCCGAGTACCGGGTGCTGGAGAACGGGAAGGCGCGGCCGACGAGCTTCCGGCGGTCCGGCACCGAAACCATCACCGTGGCCGGGCAGCCGGTGCAGGCCACCCGCTACGTGCAGGCGCGCACGGGGAAGACGACCACGATCTGGGTGGCGGACAACATCCCCGCGCCGGTGCGCCTGACGCAGATGGAAGGGTCGCGCGAGACGATCCGGATGACGTTGAGTTCCTGGACGCGCTGA
- a CDS encoding pyridoxal-phosphate dependent enzyme, translated as MPIHDSVLDLIADTPVVKARSLDTGPCELYLKLESQNPGGSIKDRIALYMIEAAERRGDLKPGATLVEGTAGNTGIGLALVAQQKGYKLVLVIPDKMSREKIFNLKAMGAEVVLTRSDVPKGHPEHYQDLAASIAAETEGGYFVNQFGNRDNADAHEQGTGPEILRQMNEVGGVDAVVVGSGSSGTVTGLSRCFAEHAPGVELILADPEGSILAEYATRGTTEGPAGGWLVEGIGESSKPPVIADFSRVARAYSIPDGESFLAARELLAKEGVLGGSSTGTLLAAALRWCREQTEPKKILVFVPDTGNKYLSKLYNDYWMLDNGFFERQQHGDLRDLILRPYSQKDTVVLAPGDKLVTAYQRMKLYDISQLPVMEGERIVGILDESDVLLHVYGDEERFNDEVAVAMTSKLDVLDVKSPVEALLPVFDRGQVAIVTEGEKFLGLITRIDLLNFLRRRAP; from the coding sequence ATGCCCATCCACGATTCCGTCCTCGACCTCATCGCCGACACCCCCGTCGTCAAGGCCCGCAGCCTGGATACCGGCCCCTGCGAGCTCTATCTCAAGCTGGAGAGCCAGAACCCCGGCGGCTCGATCAAGGACCGCATCGCCCTGTACATGATCGAGGCCGCCGAGCGCCGCGGCGACCTCAAGCCCGGCGCCACCCTGGTGGAGGGCACCGCCGGCAACACCGGCATCGGCCTTGCGCTGGTGGCCCAGCAGAAGGGCTACAAGCTGGTGCTGGTGATCCCGGACAAGATGAGCCGGGAGAAGATCTTCAACCTCAAGGCCATGGGCGCCGAGGTGGTGCTGACCCGCTCGGACGTGCCCAAGGGCCACCCCGAGCACTACCAGGATCTGGCCGCCAGCATCGCCGCGGAGACCGAGGGCGGCTACTTCGTCAACCAGTTCGGCAACCGCGACAACGCCGACGCCCACGAGCAGGGCACCGGCCCGGAGATCCTGCGCCAGATGAATGAGGTGGGCGGCGTGGACGCCGTGGTGGTGGGCTCGGGCAGTTCGGGCACCGTCACCGGCCTGTCGCGCTGCTTCGCCGAGCACGCGCCGGGCGTGGAGCTGATCCTGGCCGACCCGGAGGGCTCGATCCTGGCCGAATACGCCACCCGCGGCACCACCGAGGGCCCGGCCGGCGGCTGGCTGGTGGAGGGCATCGGCGAGAGCTCCAAGCCGCCGGTGATCGCAGATTTCTCGCGCGTGGCCCGCGCCTATTCCATTCCTGACGGGGAGAGCTTCCTGGCCGCCCGCGAATTGCTGGCGAAGGAAGGCGTGCTTGGCGGTTCCTCCACCGGCACCCTGCTGGCCGCGGCCCTGCGCTGGTGCCGCGAGCAGACGGAACCGAAGAAGATCCTGGTGTTCGTGCCGGATACCGGCAACAAGTACCTTTCCAAGCTCTACAACGACTACTGGATGCTCGACAACGGCTTCTTCGAGCGCCAGCAGCACGGCGACCTGCGCGACCTCATCCTCCGCCCGTACAGCCAGAAGGACACCGTGGTGCTGGCGCCGGGTGACAAGCTGGTCACCGCCTACCAGCGCATGAAGCTCTACGACATCTCCCAGCTGCCGGTGATGGAGGGCGAGCGCATCGTCGGCATCCTCGACGAATCCGACGTGCTGCTCCACGTGTACGGGGACGAGGAGCGGTTCAACGACGAGGTTGCGGTCGCCATGACCAGCAAGCTGGACGTGCTGGACGTGAAATCGCCGGTGGAGGCGCTGCTGCCCGTGTTCGACCGGGGGCAGGTGGCGATCGTCACCGAGGGGGAGAAGTTCCTCGGGTTGATCACGCGGATCGACCTGCTGAACTTCCTGCGGCGGCGGGCGCCGTAA
- a CDS encoding DUF4398 domain-containing protein has product MQRILQASALGIVLALTACASTPPPTAELSAAQQAVARASDADADQYASADIERARALLAQAQSAMASGSQRDARTAAIAAAAAADLARARSREAVANTELAQRRAQVSRLREQLGMDR; this is encoded by the coding sequence TTGCAAAGGATCCTGCAGGCCTCGGCGCTCGGTATCGTGCTGGCGCTCACAGCCTGCGCAAGCACCCCTCCGCCGACCGCAGAACTCTCCGCCGCCCAGCAGGCGGTGGCCCGCGCGTCCGACGCCGACGCCGACCAGTACGCCAGCGCCGACATCGAGCGCGCCCGCGCGCTGCTTGCACAGGCCCAGTCGGCCATGGCCTCGGGCAGCCAGCGCGACGCCCGCACCGCCGCGATCGCCGCCGCCGCCGCCGCCGACCTGGCCCGGGCCCGCAGCCGCGAGGCGGTGGCCAATACCGAACTCGCCCAGCGCAGGGCCCAGGTCTCGCGCCTGCGCGAACAGCTGGGGATGGACCGATGA
- a CDS encoding YdcH family protein, whose amino-acid sequence MFEGQQSQLEDVMQSNPEFRRLYQHHKKLDKKVMDAELGVLPVDDVTLSQMKREKLAAKDRLARMYETLEH is encoded by the coding sequence ATGTTCGAAGGGCAACAGTCGCAGCTTGAAGACGTGATGCAGTCCAACCCCGAGTTCCGCCGCCTGTACCAGCACCACAAGAAACTCGACAAGAAGGTGATGGACGCCGAACTCGGCGTGCTGCCGGTGGACGATGTGACCCTGAGCCAGATGAAGCGCGAGAAGCTCGCCGCCAAGGACCGCCTGGCCAGAATGTACGAGACCCTGGAGCACTGA
- a CDS encoding PilT/PilU family type 4a pilus ATPase, with product MDIGYFLKLMTEKNASDMFLTTGAPVHIKVEGQLQPLGNTSLPAGMVKKIAYSLMDEGQVPVFERDLELNMALSLPDSGRFRVNVFQQRGEVGMVIRAIRSVIPSIEELQLPQVLKEIIMAPRGLVLIVGSTGSGKSTTLASMIDYRNSNVPGHILTIEDPIEYLHKHKKSIVNQREVGLDTHSFRNALKNAMREAPDVILIGEILDAETMEAAISFAETGHICLATLHSNNADQTIERILNFFPESAHKNVLMNLALNLRSVVSQRLVTGKDGRRMPATEVLINTPMIRDLLRRGHVHEIKQAMEESLEEGMESFDQCLFRLYKEGRIEREEALRAADSRDGLALKFRLSEGGTGAHDPYADVFAPAEEHHG from the coding sequence ATGGACATCGGCTATTTCCTGAAGCTGATGACGGAAAAGAACGCGTCGGACATGTTCCTGACCACGGGCGCGCCGGTGCACATCAAGGTCGAGGGCCAGCTGCAGCCGCTCGGCAACACCAGCCTGCCGGCGGGCATGGTCAAGAAGATCGCCTATTCGCTGATGGACGAGGGCCAGGTGCCCGTGTTCGAGCGCGACCTGGAGCTCAACATGGCCCTTTCGCTGCCCGACTCGGGGCGCTTCCGGGTGAATGTGTTCCAGCAGCGCGGCGAGGTGGGGATGGTGATCCGTGCCATCCGCAGCGTCATCCCCTCCATCGAGGAGCTGCAGCTGCCGCAGGTGCTCAAGGAGATCATCATGGCCCCGCGCGGGCTGGTGCTGATCGTGGGTTCCACCGGCTCGGGCAAGTCCACCACGCTGGCCTCGATGATCGACTACCGCAACTCCAACGTGCCCGGGCACATCCTCACCATCGAGGACCCGATCGAATACCTGCACAAGCACAAGAAGTCGATCGTCAACCAGCGCGAGGTGGGGCTGGATACCCACAGCTTCCGCAACGCGCTCAAGAACGCGATGCGCGAGGCGCCGGACGTGATCCTGATCGGCGAGATCCTGGACGCGGAGACGATGGAGGCGGCCATCTCGTTCGCGGAGACGGGCCACATCTGCCTGGCCACCCTGCACTCCAACAACGCCGACCAGACCATCGAGCGCATCCTCAACTTCTTCCCGGAGTCCGCGCACAAGAACGTGCTGATGAACCTGGCCCTCAACCTGCGCTCGGTGGTCAGCCAGCGCCTGGTGACCGGCAAGGACGGGCGCCGGATGCCGGCTACCGAGGTGCTGATCAACACGCCGATGATCCGCGACCTGCTCCGCCGCGGCCACGTGCACGAGATCAAGCAGGCGATGGAGGAATCGCTGGAGGAAGGCATGGAGAGCTTCGACCAGTGCCTGTTCCGGCTCTACAAGGAAGGGCGGATCGAGCGCGAAGAAGCGCTGCGGGCGGCGGACTCGCGCGATGGCCTGGCGCTCAAGTTCCGGCTCTCGGAGGGCGGCACCGGCGCGCACGATCCCTACGCCGACGTGTTCGCGCCGGCGGAGGAACACCACGGTTAG
- the maiA gene encoding maleylacetoacetate isomerase — translation MTEPLTLYSYWRSSAAYRVRIGLNLKGLQYRTVPVHLVRNGGEQHAPDYAAANPQKLVPMLEHGQRRMRQSLAILEYVDEVWPDPPLLPGTARRRQRVRELAQVVAADIHPLNNLRVMRFFDQEWNVPQPERDGWMRHWMMEGFAALEALVADSPCTGEFCEGDTPTLADCCLVPQLYNARRFGTDLAPYPTLRRIEAACLALPEFDAARPENQPDAPQA, via the coding sequence ATGACGGAACCGCTCACGCTCTATTCCTACTGGCGCTCCAGCGCCGCCTACCGCGTGCGCATCGGCCTCAACCTCAAGGGCCTGCAGTACCGCACCGTGCCCGTGCACCTGGTGCGCAACGGCGGCGAGCAGCATGCCCCCGATTACGCCGCGGCCAACCCGCAGAAGCTGGTGCCGATGCTCGAGCACGGCCAGCGCCGGATGCGCCAGTCGCTGGCGATCCTGGAATACGTGGACGAGGTGTGGCCCGATCCGCCGCTGTTGCCCGGCACGGCGCGCCGCCGGCAGCGGGTGCGCGAACTCGCCCAGGTGGTGGCGGCCGACATCCACCCGCTCAACAACCTGCGGGTGATGCGGTTCTTCGACCAGGAGTGGAACGTGCCCCAGCCCGAGCGCGACGGCTGGATGCGGCACTGGATGATGGAAGGCTTCGCCGCGCTGGAGGCGCTGGTGGCCGACAGCCCCTGCACCGGCGAGTTCTGCGAGGGCGACACGCCTACCCTGGCCGACTGCTGCCTGGTGCCGCAGCTCTACAATGCGCGGCGCTTCGGCACCGACCTGGCGCCGTATCCCACCCTGCGCAGGATCGAGGCCGCCTGCCTCGCACTGCCGGAATTCGACGCCGCCCGGCCCGAGAACCAGCCCGACGCGCCGCAGGCCTGA